GATGCTCGAACTGGTTCTCCAGTTCTGCGAGCGCCGCGCTGGTCGCCGATTGCGACAGGTTGAGCGCTTCGGCGGCACGCGACACATTGTCACTGCGGGCGATGGCAACAAAGGCTTCAATCTGGCGAAGGGTGTACTTCATATTCATAAAACCGGTAAGGCTTAGCTGAATTATCCACCATTCAGGTAAAGAAGCGCCGGTAAACTTCGCTCATCACTCATTCACCCAAGAGCACGCCATGAGCAATCTGAATCAGGAACGCATTCTCAGCGTCCATCACTGGAACGACTCCCTGTTCAGTTTCCGCACCACCCGCAACCCCGGCCTGCGCTTCGAGAACGGACAGTTCGTCCTGATCGGCCTCGAACTCGACGGCCGTCCGCTGACGCGCGCCTACAGCATCGCCAGCCCCAACTACGAGGAGCACCTCGAGTTCTTCAGCATCAAGGTGCCCGACGGTCCGCTCACTTCGCGCCTGCAACACCTGCGCGAAGGCGACCCGATCGTGGTCAGCAAGAAGCCCACCGGCACGCTGGTGCTGCACGACCTTCGCCCCGGCCGCAACCTGTACCTGATGTCCACCGGTACCGGACTGGCACCTTTCATCAGCGTCATCCAGGACCCGGAAACCTATGAGCGTTTCG
This genomic interval from Parazoarcus communis contains the following:
- a CDS encoding ferredoxin--NADP reductase — its product is MSNLNQERILSVHHWNDSLFSFRTTRNPGLRFENGQFVLIGLELDGRPLTRAYSIASPNYEEHLEFFSIKVPDGPLTSRLQHLREGDPIVVSKKPTGTLVLHDLRPGRNLYLMSTGTGLAPFISVIQDPETYERFERIVLIHGVRHTSELAYADFIEKDLPENPWFGESVREKLIYYPTVTREPFRNNGRLTDLIRSGKLLSDCDLPPLDPALDRAMICGSPSMLADCCTLLDERGFQISKRIGEPGDYVIERAFVER